CTTCTTAAGACATTCTATTCTCGTCTAGAACTGGCCTTTACCCACCTCGAGCACGAAGTGAAACAAGGTCGAATTCAAAGCTATGGAATATCGTCGAACACCATCACCGATTCCCCTGAGCTACTCCCAACTCTGGATCTTGAAAAGATTCTTGAAATCGCAGCCAAGGTTGGCGGTGAGAACCACCACTTCCAAATTGTTCAGTGCCCTCTTAACTTACTAGAACCCGATGCTGCTCTCTTACCCCGAAACAATGGGAAGACAGTCTTGGCCGTCGCCCAAGCTGCAAAGCTTGCTGTACTGACCAATCGTCCTTTGAATGCAATTCTTGGTGGCGGCTTGGTAAGGCTGGCTGAACCCGCAGAACCGGCTCAAAGTGTTGACCCTGCTGAGAGCATTCTCAAATTGACATCAATCGAGAAACGCCTACGACAAGAGCTCAATGTGGAGATCAACACACGCGGTGAAACCATCGAAGTGGCCTATTTCTTTCACTGGGCCGACGAGTTCAACGAGATAAAACATAAATTTCGAAACCTTGTAGAATGGGAAGATTTTTTGCTGGGACTTATCAATCCGCGACTCAACCAGAGCACGGGATTCTTGAACCAAAACCTCCAAAACGAGCACGCCAAAGTTTGGCAGGAGATTTTCCCAAGCTATCGTCAAGCCATTGAAAATGTTTGCCAAGATATGCGGCTCATGGCCATCGAACGTAGCCACGAGGAAACCAGCATGATCCGAAAGGTTCTTGACCAGCACGTCCCACCGCAAACCGCGCTCCACCAGGTAGCTCTCCAAGCAGCTCTAGAAACGCCAGGCGTAACCAGCGTCTTAAATGGTATGCGGCACCCTTTATATGTTGAGGATGCACTTATGGCTTCTAAAGGAGGCTTGGGTGAAGCTGCTCTCGCCATTTTTGAAAGCTTAGCTCCCACGGGCCGGGTATTTATTCGCCGTAACCTTAACGATGGCGATGAAGTTATTGAGCAATCATAAAGTGTGACGGTAAGAGGCCCGTCGTCCACCGAGCTTCGACCTCGGCTGTTTTGGTATTCAAAAGCAAAACGCCGCCTGTGGAATCCAATGTTCGTTGAGCTATCAGAACTTTATCCTGAGCCCATGCCCTCACGCCCCCCAAGCTAAAACCTCGCTCAGAGTAAACCTGTTGAATTTCGTCGCCGCCTAAACTCAAAACCTGCATCGTTTCAACATCCCAAGCGCTTGTTGGTGACGGTGTGGCTGTCACAAGCAACTGTACTCCGTCCTTGATAAAATCGAGGTGAGTCGGCCGACCTAAAAGTTCTGAAGAGTTATAAAGCATTGTGGCATTTAGTGTTTGGGTGTCGAGTACTGCCAAGCCGGCTCCTTCTCGGCCCCCGGTCCAGGTCCCCGCACAACCGACCACCAGACTCGATTCGTCGGCGAAGGCCATCTGCGTATACGGGTCGTCGCAGGGTAAGGTCACTTCATTTTCCAGCTCAAGGCTCTCCCGATTAAAAATCAAAACTTTCCCTGGCTCCTCAGGTAACCAATTATTCTGACGGTCTAAATTTTGCAGAGTGAGATAAATGAAGCGGTCATCGGCAGCGAGCGCGTCCATCTCGGGTAGACCGTCAGCGCCAGCATAGTCTTGAAGATCGATAACCTCTTCAGCCGTTTCAGAGGGTAGGAAAACTCTAAATAAAGAAGCGGACTCATAACAACTGACGAGTAATACATCCCCATCGAGCGCAAGAACATCATGTGGTCCGCATCCTGGCAGCGGTATCTGCGCACTCACTTCGAGGTCTTGATTAAGAATCATGAGATTGCTCTCAGCGCCTCTGTTAACAACAATAGGCCGATTTTCGACACGTCTTAAAACGGCATCCCCGGAGGCGACGACTCGGTTCTTGCTGACTTCATCAGGACAATTTGGGTGGAAGAGATCGATGCTGCTTGTTTCATAATTGGTCGTCAAAACGATGACCGCGCCGTCTTCAAAACGCTCCGGTGCACAAACGAAGTTTGTCTCCTGGTCTGTTGTTCCTTGGCAACCAAGGACATATCCAGCCAACAACAGGACACCTATTTTACGAATTAGAGCTTCCATGATGCACCCACAAAAAATGTTCGACCGGGCAACGGGTAACCTATCATATCTGAAGTTTTTACCACAGCCTTTGATTCACGGCCGGGTAGGTCAACGTTGTCTTTTCGCTGGTTTGTTAAATTGTCGAGACGGGCCTTTATGCTCAGATTAAGGACCTCAATATTGAACTGTATCCAAAGCGCTTGAGTTGCGGCTTTGGGAATGGGTCGGAGATTTGCCTGATCGAGATACCGCAAGCTCTTAAAATTTAGCTCCCAACCGAGTTCCAACCAACTTGGTCCACCACTTACGGCTACATCCAGTTGATGGGCCGGTATGCCTGGCGGCGTATTACCCTGCATTCCCAAAACGTCACCCACATCTCTCGCACGAATCAAGCTATAGTGTACCTGAGCCCGTGCCAATGAATGGGCCAAGCTCAAACTACCTTCAAGTCCCAGTACTTCGCTCTTGGCAACGTTCATTGCTTTGACGCTTTTTTGGCTATTTTGCATAAAGACAATCAAATTCTTCGGTAGACTTCCAAAGCCTGTTAAGCCCAGCTCAATTTGAATAGCATCGGTAAATTCTATCGGGCACTTCAAACCGGCATCGGCAAAGAAACCAGACTCCGATTCAAGATCCGGACTGGGACCAATTCCGATGTTGTCACCATAGCGCTCAAGGAGAGTCGGGAAACGATGACGACGCCCTGCATTCAAATAGGTATCGCATGACTCTAAAGCCCAATGCACAATCAAGCGCGGACTTACCTCGGGGTGATTTATTCGCGGCATAAAATCGTCGGATGCACTCGGTAGCCATGCATCCACTCTAACACCCGGCCCGATGCTGAAGGTCGCTCTAGGAGTCCAAAAATATTCCGCCCCGACTCCGAGATCTAAACTCAAACGACTAAGAGAAGCTGTTTGGGCCGTCAGTTGATTATCTTGCCCGGTTTGCTTAAATGAAGTTCCGGCTACCCGCGGCGCTAACTCCAATCGGTGTAGACTGTTCGGTGCCCAAACCAGACGGCTGTCTATACCAACTTGCCACAATCGTGCATCCTGCTCACTTCGCATAGACAGCTCAGGAACGAAGTCTGGCGCCACACCTGGGTCCATAAACGACCGCCGC
Above is a genomic segment from Deltaproteobacteria bacterium containing:
- a CDS encoding TonB-dependent receptor, which translates into the protein MLTLLTICALLAAPDVEPEEIEVVGTTLDGDFFEHTYHSSTLFKLEAFYGTGLSLDAVVSRAPGVYARRSGGFGSQALLSVRGLSGSNVGIILDNLPLNSVGFSATDLSLFPLELLESAEVFRGDGPIRFQAPLGGLIHLRTRKPKRDFELVSHAGFGSHHNRSAHVAVLANHGKWDFISAIAYRGTAGDFSFYNDQETLYTQVDDTEDIRQNNRIDTLAAHLSAERRAKSGVTNQLRGQATYRVRGVPGPGVDPTQNTKAKDLESSLRFSSNDHHFLDHVVSLDVGLDLLMSRRSFMDPGVAPDFVPELSMRSEQDARLWQVGIDSRLVWAPNSLHRLELAPRVAGTSFKQTGQDNQLTAQTASLSRLSLDLGVGAEYFWTPRATFSIGPGVRVDAWLPSASDDFMPRINHPEVSPRLIVHWALESCDTYLNAGRRHRFPTLLERYGDNIGIGPSPDLESESGFFADAGLKCPIEFTDAIQIELGLTGFGSLPKNLIVFMQNSQKSVKAMNVAKSEVLGLEGSLSLAHSLARAQVHYSLIRARDVGDVLGMQGNTPPGIPAHQLDVAVSGGPSWLELGWELNFKSLRYLDQANLRPIPKAATQALWIQFNIEVLNLSIKARLDNLTNQRKDNVDLPGRESKAVVKTSDMIGYPLPGRTFFVGASWKL